From the genome of Nitrospira lenta, one region includes:
- the rfaQ gene encoding putative lipopolysaccharide heptosyltransferase III, with protein MKKPYESVLVVCTRRIGDVLLTTPVVRSLKAAAPHAVIDMLVFSGTEDVVAANPDIRRVWTLSTRASVWASLGVLAKIWRHYDLGLSVLPGDRPVFYAWAAGRHSVAAVTPERKSWWKRLLLGGQESFDNHDTHTVVMNLRLLKSLGVSAIPTPIVSWAPEDVAAARAVFPSLEVSERYAVLHVTPKFVYKAWTPSGWAMLGRWLGDHGVKVVVVGGPSADERGTVARILEGLPSDVIDLTGQVTVRALGVILSRAALYVGTDTAVTHMAAALGVPTIALFGPSNPVKWGPWPKAWPAESLSPWKKVGSQRQGNVAVLQGEGACVPCLHEGCGRHVDSVSDCLQLLSIHRVIEAAARMLGHQEARSPQPVESERV; from the coding sequence GTGAAAAAGCCGTATGAAAGTGTGCTGGTGGTGTGCACGAGGCGAATCGGTGATGTGTTACTAACCACACCGGTCGTCCGTTCGTTAAAGGCCGCGGCCCCTCATGCCGTGATCGATATGCTGGTGTTCAGCGGGACGGAGGACGTGGTCGCCGCCAATCCCGACATCCGCCGCGTGTGGACCCTATCCACTAGAGCTTCTGTATGGGCATCGTTGGGAGTGTTGGCGAAGATTTGGCGCCACTATGATCTTGGCTTGTCGGTTCTACCCGGTGATCGGCCGGTGTTTTATGCCTGGGCGGCCGGCCGTCATTCGGTGGCGGCCGTCACTCCTGAACGGAAGTCGTGGTGGAAGCGATTGTTGCTTGGCGGTCAGGAGTCGTTCGACAATCACGATACGCACACGGTGGTTATGAATCTGCGGTTACTCAAGTCGCTCGGAGTGTCTGCCATCCCAACTCCGATTGTTTCATGGGCACCTGAAGATGTGGCGGCTGCGCGAGCGGTATTTCCGAGTCTGGAGGTGAGCGAGCGCTATGCTGTTCTTCATGTGACTCCTAAGTTTGTCTATAAGGCTTGGACTCCATCCGGATGGGCGATGCTAGGCAGATGGCTCGGGGACCATGGGGTAAAAGTCGTTGTGGTGGGAGGGCCTTCGGCAGATGAGCGTGGTACGGTTGCCCGAATATTGGAAGGGCTCCCGTCCGATGTTATTGATCTAACCGGCCAGGTCACGGTGCGTGCGCTGGGGGTCATACTGAGTCGGGCGGCATTGTATGTCGGGACTGATACCGCCGTAACTCATATGGCCGCGGCGCTTGGAGTGCCGACTATTGCCTTGTTTGGCCCCTCGAATCCGGTCAAGTGGGGGCCTTGGCCGAAGGCGTGGCCTGCCGAGTCCCTAAGTCCTTGGAAGAAGGTGGGGTCGCAACGGCAAGGCAATGTCGCTGTATTGCAGGGCGAAGGCGCTTGTGTGCCATGCCTTCACGAAGGCTGCGGGCGCCACGTCGACAGTGTGAGCGATTGCCTGCAGCTGCTATCGATCCATCGAGTGATTGAGGCCGCAGCGCGTATGCTGGGCCACCAGGAAGCCCGTTCACCGCAGCCTGTCGAAAGTGAGAGGGTGTAG
- a CDS encoding O-antigen ligase family protein, whose protein sequence is MNIASHKMIDLARVMAIIAGVGLLYSPSVATVALIAAYVAFLFSGEAVDRFRSVLARPLGVWGMIFLGMVVVAMAYATVPWRERWMDFYKWRVILWLFVGLALFDDARWKNRFLYMFLIGTGVAVVASWFSTLSGISLWRGPQELLRNSGTQGMAFACAALICVWLTREPKHLDVPPWVWPVLAALYMANIVFITNSRSGYALLGCGLAVMLFSNASRAQAVLGVVGLCLVGGLAYLASPRMQTIVDAGVEQWVTAEQSDHLTNFGSRRVFYQNSLEVLREHWLLGVGTGGFAQAYGDHVTKKYDASDWRALRTTDPHNQYLAVWIQQGIAGLVLFLVWIAAIVRERESPRRYHQLAVAILMGWCVTSLFSSHFRTFAEGHLLATFLGVLLAVELPSVASRRDAEISRDL, encoded by the coding sequence GTGAACATTGCCTCCCATAAGATGATCGATCTCGCCCGGGTGATGGCGATTATTGCCGGCGTCGGTCTGCTGTATTCACCGTCGGTCGCCACGGTTGCATTGATCGCAGCGTACGTTGCCTTTCTGTTCAGCGGAGAGGCGGTCGACCGGTTCCGGTCGGTGCTTGCGCGGCCGTTGGGCGTTTGGGGGATGATTTTTCTCGGGATGGTCGTGGTGGCGATGGCGTATGCCACCGTACCGTGGCGCGAGCGATGGATGGATTTCTATAAATGGCGTGTGATCCTATGGCTGTTTGTGGGGTTGGCGCTTTTTGACGATGCACGGTGGAAGAATCGGTTTCTCTATATGTTTCTCATCGGTACGGGTGTTGCCGTGGTGGCGTCGTGGTTTTCCACGCTGTCAGGGATTTCATTATGGCGCGGGCCGCAAGAATTACTGAGAAATTCCGGCACGCAAGGGATGGCCTTCGCCTGCGCCGCTCTCATCTGCGTCTGGCTGACGCGCGAACCGAAGCATCTGGATGTTCCGCCATGGGTGTGGCCGGTGCTGGCGGCGCTCTATATGGCCAATATTGTGTTCATCACGAATTCAAGAAGCGGATATGCCCTGCTGGGGTGCGGCCTTGCGGTCATGCTTTTCTCAAACGCGTCGCGGGCACAGGCGGTGTTGGGAGTGGTTGGATTGTGCCTTGTGGGAGGGCTTGCGTATCTGGCATCTCCACGCATGCAGACTATTGTCGATGCCGGGGTTGAACAATGGGTAACGGCTGAGCAGTCGGACCATCTGACGAATTTCGGAAGCCGCCGGGTATTTTATCAGAACAGTCTGGAGGTCCTCCGGGAGCATTGGCTTTTGGGCGTCGGGACCGGAGGGTTCGCGCAGGCCTATGGCGACCATGTGACGAAGAAATATGACGCTTCCGACTGGCGGGCGCTGCGCACGACGGATCCGCACAATCAGTATTTGGCGGTGTGGATTCAACAAGGCATTGCGGGGCTGGTGCTCTTTCTTGTATGGATTGCGGCGATTGTTCGCGAGCGAGAATCGCCGCGTCGCTATCATCAACTGGCCGTCGCCATCCTTATGGGCTGGTGCGTGACGAGCTTGTTTAGCTCGCATTTCAGAACGTTTGCCGAGGGACACTTGCTGGCCACATTTCTTGGCGTGCTGCTGGCCGTCGAATTGCCGTCAGTTGCCTCGCGGCGGGATGCCGAGATCTCACGGGATCTCTAG
- a CDS encoding glycosyltransferase family 2 protein, with amino-acid sequence MNTAVIVTTYNRPDALSAVLAGFEAQTDQDFELVVADDGSTSETAAVIQEYQRRSTYSVRHVWQEDRGFRAAAIRNRAVAATTADYLIFTDGDCIPSRQFVRAHKRLAEPDYFLGANRVLLSAGYTQRVLREPLPVHQWSWVRWVQAWAGRDINRLLPLLSLPDGAFRKWAPRRWEGMKTCNLSVWRKDLLRVNGLDESYEGWGLEDSDLVIRLLRIGVKHKSARYAAPVFHLWHQEQARSRLEENRARLDQVLRTQATEAVVGLSRYLMEVK; translated from the coding sequence ATGAACACGGCGGTCATTGTCACGACCTATAATCGTCCCGATGCCTTGAGTGCGGTCTTGGCGGGATTTGAGGCGCAGACCGATCAGGACTTTGAGCTTGTAGTGGCCGATGACGGGTCGACATCCGAGACCGCTGCGGTCATTCAGGAGTATCAGCGTCGGAGCACGTATTCGGTTCGCCATGTGTGGCAGGAGGACCGAGGCTTTCGTGCCGCGGCCATTCGCAATCGAGCCGTCGCCGCGACGACCGCAGACTATCTTATCTTTACTGACGGGGATTGTATTCCGTCCCGGCAGTTTGTTCGGGCGCACAAGCGCTTGGCGGAGCCGGACTATTTTCTCGGCGCGAATCGGGTCCTGTTGTCCGCCGGTTATACGCAGCGAGTTCTGCGCGAGCCTCTTCCTGTTCATCAATGGTCATGGGTCCGGTGGGTTCAGGCCTGGGCCGGTCGCGATATCAATCGCCTCCTGCCGCTCTTGTCATTGCCGGATGGCGCGTTTCGCAAGTGGGCGCCTCGCCGATGGGAAGGGATGAAGACCTGCAATCTGTCGGTCTGGCGGAAGGATCTCTTGCGGGTGAACGGCCTGGATGAGTCGTATGAAGGCTGGGGGCTGGAGGATTCTGATTTGGTGATTCGGCTATTACGGATCGGCGTCAAACACAAGTCTGCGCGCTATGCCGCGCCGGTGTTTCATTTGTGGCATCAAGAGCAGGCGCGAAGCCGATTGGAGGAGAACCGGGCGCGATTGGATCAGGTCTTGCGAACGCAGGCGACAGAAGCGGTTGTCGGGCTCAGTCGGTATCTGATGGAGGTAAAATGA
- the asnB gene encoding asparagine synthase (glutamine-hydrolyzing), whose translation MCGIAGVLNSRAADPAPLVSEMIETMRYRGPDDSGTWVEAAAGLGLGHARLSILDLSPEGHQPMVSASGRYVMTFNGEVYNFAEVRRALEEQGARFRGHSDTEVMLAAIERWGLQEAVARFVGMFAFGLWDRETRQLSLVRDRLGIKPLYFGWAGRTFVFASELKGIRCVKEFDPQLHRGALTLFLRLAYVPAPFSIFQHAYKLMPGCILTVTPELARTREGFSPSPDDEQATWKPVRYWSAREVAERGVASPYQGTEAEAEEQLDVLLRQAIRLRMIADVSLGAFLSGGIDSSVVVGLMQAQSPVPVKTFSIGFHEAAYNEAGYAKDVAAHLGTDHTEFYVASEEARAVIPKLAAMYDEPFGDSSQIPTFLVSELARKHVTVALSGDGGDELFGGYNRYFWSRRLWRRLAPIPQPARAGLGALIQAVSPDRWEALYRGFSSVLPSVQRPGEQMHKLAGLLAAKDPDAMYLRMVSLWQQPMEAAIGAVEPRTTLTDRSSWAKLPEFTMRMMYLDLVTYLPDDILTKVDRASMAVSLEARVPLLDHRVVEFAWTLPLSMKIKTAGEGKWLLRRVLDRYVPRELIDRPKMGFGVPLDSWLRGPLRDWAESLLDAQRLKREGYFHPGPIRQRWAEHLSGKRNWQYALWNVLMFQAWNER comes from the coding sequence ATGTGCGGGATTGCCGGTGTATTGAATTCTCGGGCGGCCGACCCTGCGCCCCTCGTCTCCGAGATGATCGAGACGATGCGGTATCGTGGTCCGGATGACTCGGGCACTTGGGTTGAGGCCGCCGCCGGGTTGGGTCTTGGTCATGCCCGTCTGTCGATTCTCGATCTGTCCCCAGAGGGGCACCAGCCCATGGTGTCGGCCAGCGGGCGCTATGTGATGACGTTCAATGGCGAGGTCTACAACTTCGCTGAGGTCCGGCGTGCGTTGGAGGAGCAGGGCGCCCGTTTTCGCGGACATTCCGATACGGAAGTCATGCTGGCGGCTATCGAGCGCTGGGGACTGCAAGAAGCGGTGGCCCGATTCGTCGGCATGTTTGCCTTTGGATTGTGGGATCGTGAAACCCGGCAACTGAGTCTGGTTCGTGATCGGTTGGGCATCAAGCCGCTCTATTTCGGATGGGCGGGACGGACATTTGTCTTTGCGTCGGAGTTAAAAGGGATTCGGTGCGTCAAGGAGTTTGATCCTCAGTTGCATCGCGGGGCGCTGACGCTGTTTTTACGCCTGGCGTATGTGCCTGCCCCCTTTTCGATATTCCAGCATGCCTACAAGCTGATGCCCGGTTGTATTCTCACGGTGACGCCGGAGTTGGCGCGCACGAGGGAGGGGTTTTCTCCTTCGCCGGATGACGAGCAGGCCACCTGGAAGCCGGTGCGCTATTGGTCCGCACGGGAGGTGGCGGAACGCGGAGTGGCCTCGCCGTATCAGGGTACGGAGGCGGAGGCGGAAGAGCAGCTTGATGTACTGCTCCGCCAGGCAATCCGGCTGCGGATGATTGCGGACGTTTCGCTCGGCGCGTTCTTGTCGGGCGGGATTGATTCCTCCGTGGTCGTGGGATTGATGCAGGCCCAGAGTCCGGTGCCGGTGAAAACCTTCTCGATCGGTTTCCATGAAGCCGCCTATAATGAGGCGGGCTACGCCAAGGATGTTGCGGCGCATCTCGGGACCGATCACACTGAGTTCTATGTGGCTTCGGAAGAGGCTCGCGCAGTTATTCCTAAGCTGGCGGCGATGTATGATGAGCCGTTCGGCGATTCTTCTCAGATTCCCACCTTTTTGGTTTCGGAGTTGGCCCGGAAACATGTCACTGTAGCCCTTTCTGGCGATGGCGGAGATGAATTGTTCGGCGGCTACAATCGCTACTTTTGGAGCCGCCGATTGTGGCGCCGGCTCGCTCCGATTCCTCAGCCCGCGCGGGCCGGTCTCGGTGCACTGATTCAGGCTGTGTCTCCCGACCGATGGGAGGCTCTGTATCGCGGGTTCTCCTCTGTGCTGCCGTCCGTTCAGCGGCCCGGTGAGCAGATGCATAAGCTAGCGGGTCTGCTGGCGGCGAAAGATCCAGACGCGATGTATCTGCGCATGGTGTCGCTCTGGCAGCAGCCGATGGAAGCCGCTATCGGGGCGGTTGAACCGCGGACGACGCTGACCGACCGGTCCTCCTGGGCCAAGCTTCCCGAGTTTACGATGCGCATGATGTATCTGGATCTGGTGACGTATTTGCCTGACGATATTCTGACGAAGGTGGACCGGGCCAGTATGGCAGTCAGTCTTGAAGCGCGCGTGCCGCTCCTTGACCATCGCGTGGTGGAGTTTGCCTGGACCCTGCCGCTCTCGATGAAAATCAAGACCGCAGGCGAAGGGAAATGGCTGTTGCGCCGGGTGCTCGATCGCTATGTGCCACGGGAATTGATTGATCGGCCCAAGATGGGATTCGGGGTCCCGCTGGACTCCTGGCTTCGCGGTCCGCTGCGAGACTGGGCTGAGTCGTTGTTGGATGCGCAGCGGTTGAAGCGGGAGGGATATTTTCATCCCGGTCCCATTCGGCAGCGATGGGCTGAGCATTTGTCAGGCAAGCGGAATTGGCAATATGCACTGTGGAATGTGCTGATGTTCCAGGCTTGGAATGAGCGTTAG
- a CDS encoding sugar transferase, whose amino-acid sequence MKRLGDRALALVAALICALPIGVIALAVKLTSPGPVLYWSDRVGRRNGVFHMPKFRSMRVGAPAVATHLLTDPAQYLTPIGSWLRKTSLDELPQLWSIIRGDMSFVGPRPALFNQDDLIALRTEHGVHELMPGLTGWAQVNGRDELPIPEKVKLDAEYLRRRSFWFDLRILWLTLVKVLRRDGVAH is encoded by the coding sequence ATGAAACGACTGGGTGATCGTGCGTTGGCTCTGGTGGCGGCGCTGATCTGCGCGCTGCCGATCGGGGTGATCGCCCTGGCGGTGAAGCTGACCTCGCCGGGTCCGGTCTTGTATTGGAGTGACCGGGTGGGCCGACGGAATGGCGTGTTTCACATGCCGAAGTTTCGGAGTATGCGGGTTGGAGCTCCTGCGGTCGCGACGCATCTCCTGACGGATCCCGCGCAGTATCTCACGCCGATTGGGTCGTGGCTGCGTAAGACGAGCTTGGATGAATTGCCGCAACTCTGGAGCATTATCAGGGGAGACATGAGTTTTGTCGGGCCTCGTCCTGCCTTATTCAATCAGGATGATCTCATTGCCTTGCGGACCGAGCACGGCGTGCACGAGCTGATGCCGGGGTTAACCGGTTGGGCGCAGGTGAACGGACGTGATGAGCTGCCGATCCCTGAGAAAGTGAAGCTGGATGCGGAGTATTTGCGTCGACGGTCGTTTTGGTTCGATCTGCGAATCCTGTGGCTAACGCTCGTCAAGGTGCTTCGCCGTGATGGGGTGGCGCATTGA
- a CDS encoding glycosyltransferase family 4 protein: protein MRPRLLFLITEDWTFWEIRRDLARLAREAGYDVTVATRVTAHAERIRQEGFELIPIMMLREGRNPFRELRTLFELVRIYRRVRPQIVQHVAMKPVLYGSLAAWVARIPVVINVFGGLGYAFTDRPQDTSVLRSILQRGLRWAIALSRSVVVVQNQDDRDVLIQEHIVDPSRIRLIAGSGVDLHRFVPVEPPSGDPIVMLVGRMLWDKGVGEFVEAVAQLKKQGVCARFVLVGRCDQGNPTAIPEAQLQRWIREYGVEWWGHREDLPTVFGQATLVVLPSYREGLPKVLLEAAACGKAVIATDVPGCRSVVHHQQTGLLVPVHDAAALAEAIAGLVGNAEQRMILGEAARQFVMREHSSKKISAAFLSLYRELLGPSAPAPAMIQDAWP, encoded by the coding sequence ATGCGGCCACGCCTGCTATTTCTGATTACGGAAGACTGGACGTTTTGGGAGATTCGCCGCGATCTCGCTCGTCTGGCGCGCGAAGCCGGGTATGACGTGACGGTTGCCACGCGCGTGACCGCCCATGCCGAGCGTATCCGGCAGGAAGGCTTCGAACTCATTCCGATCATGATGCTGCGGGAGGGGCGCAATCCGTTCAGGGAATTGAGAACGCTGTTTGAGCTCGTGCGGATCTATCGCCGAGTCCGCCCGCAGATCGTCCAGCATGTGGCCATGAAGCCGGTGCTCTACGGATCGTTGGCTGCCTGGGTGGCTCGCATCCCAGTGGTGATCAATGTTTTTGGCGGGTTGGGCTATGCATTTACCGACCGGCCGCAAGATACGTCCGTTCTCCGTTCCATCCTTCAACGGGGGCTCAGATGGGCTATTGCACTCAGCCGATCCGTCGTGGTGGTGCAAAACCAAGATGATCGGGATGTCCTGATACAGGAGCATATCGTCGATCCGTCGAGAATTCGTCTGATTGCAGGGTCGGGGGTCGATCTCCATCGATTTGTTCCAGTCGAGCCGCCCTCCGGCGATCCCATTGTGATGCTAGTAGGGCGCATGTTGTGGGATAAGGGAGTCGGAGAGTTTGTCGAGGCGGTGGCTCAGCTGAAGAAACAAGGGGTCTGCGCCCGCTTTGTATTGGTCGGGCGATGCGATCAGGGGAATCCGACTGCGATTCCTGAAGCGCAGCTTCAGCGGTGGATACGGGAGTATGGTGTTGAATGGTGGGGACATCGCGAGGATCTTCCAACGGTTTTTGGCCAGGCGACGCTGGTCGTCTTGCCGTCGTATCGGGAAGGACTCCCGAAGGTTTTGTTGGAAGCCGCCGCCTGCGGGAAAGCCGTCATTGCCACGGATGTGCCTGGTTGCCGGTCGGTCGTCCACCATCAGCAAACCGGATTGCTGGTTCCGGTGCATGATGCGGCCGCTTTGGCCGAAGCGATTGCGGGGCTTGTCGGGAATGCGGAGCAGCGGATGATATTGGGAGAGGCGGCCCGGCAATTTGTGATGCGTGAACACTCGTCGAAAAAAATCAGCGCAGCGTTCCTGTCGTTGTATCGTGAGTTGCTCGGGCCATCCGCGCCCGCTCCGGCAATGATTCAAGACGCTTGGCCATGA
- a CDS encoding glycosyltransferase family 2 protein, translated as MQKVSVYIIAYNEAGKIAATINSVLWADEIILADSASTDGTDRIAADMGARVVQIPFEGFGHLRNRAIAACTHEWIVSIDTDEQCTPEVRDEIVALLAGSPAHDAYLVPRRNYFMGQWVTHSGWYPNFRQPQFFRKSAMKYVESPVHEGYELLTSKPVGRLQHAIWQVPFRNFEEVLKKANRYSTLGVLKIAGKRVSMGQALAHGLWSFIKHYIFKKGFLDGWPGFVIALGNFEGTFYRYAKRYEEQESWPLPTQAPLRRPGGSPSA; from the coding sequence ATGCAAAAAGTTTCTGTTTACATCATTGCCTATAACGAAGCCGGCAAAATCGCGGCCACGATTAATAGTGTCCTATGGGCGGACGAAATTATTTTAGCGGATTCGGCCAGCACGGACGGAACGGATCGGATCGCGGCTGACATGGGGGCGCGGGTCGTCCAGATTCCGTTTGAAGGATTCGGTCATTTGCGCAATCGCGCTATCGCCGCTTGTACACATGAGTGGATTGTGAGTATCGACACTGATGAACAGTGTACGCCGGAAGTTCGGGATGAAATTGTGGCGTTGCTGGCCGGGTCACCCGCGCATGATGCCTACCTCGTGCCTCGGCGGAATTATTTCATGGGGCAATGGGTCACGCACTCCGGCTGGTATCCAAATTTCAGACAGCCGCAATTCTTTCGCAAGAGTGCGATGAAATATGTGGAGTCTCCGGTTCATGAAGGCTATGAATTGCTCACGTCAAAACCGGTGGGACGATTGCAGCATGCGATCTGGCAGGTTCCGTTCAGAAACTTCGAAGAAGTGCTCAAGAAGGCGAATCGCTATTCCACGCTCGGGGTGTTGAAGATCGCAGGCAAGCGCGTGTCGATGGGGCAAGCCTTGGCGCATGGCCTTTGGTCGTTCATCAAGCATTATATATTTAAGAAGGGGTTCCTGGACGGCTGGCCTGGTTTTGTGATTGCGCTTGGGAATTTCGAAGGCACGTTTTACCGCTATGCGAAGCGGTATGAGGAACAAGAATCCTGGCCGTTGCCCACGCAGGCTCCGCTGCGCCGGCCCGGCGGGTCTCCATCGGCATGA
- a CDS encoding glycosyltransferase family 25 protein, translating to MRTRLDGILIINPRNFVERRQSIERQLKPLGLAYEFIHSYDVADLDAAITARYFKNELLSPGQRSCALKHLQALRLVVERKWQHALILEDDALLATQFVPQLQAALQESASITSPHVLFIGSGGNLYTPRRLKVPGRRLYKSDRGRLGEAYVLGSHVASQRVEWIEAHGIPLPIDNLFEQIDRERRIELYWLEPPIVEQGSKNGRFQSVLEPAPPKFVRRITAALQKLRRKYLY from the coding sequence ATGCGGACTAGGCTCGATGGCATTCTGATTATCAATCCAAGAAACTTCGTCGAGAGACGGCAGAGTATCGAGCGGCAACTGAAGCCGCTTGGTCTGGCTTACGAGTTTATCCATTCCTACGATGTCGCCGATTTGGACGCCGCGATTACGGCGCGATACTTTAAGAATGAACTGCTCAGTCCTGGGCAGCGGTCTTGCGCGCTCAAGCATCTTCAGGCGTTGCGCCTCGTCGTCGAGCGGAAATGGCAGCATGCGCTGATTCTAGAAGACGATGCGCTCCTCGCCACGCAATTTGTTCCTCAGCTTCAGGCGGCGCTCCAAGAATCTGCGTCCATCACATCTCCGCACGTGCTCTTCATCGGCAGCGGGGGAAATCTCTATACGCCTCGGCGGTTGAAGGTCCCAGGCCGGCGTTTGTACAAGTCTGATCGCGGGCGGTTGGGAGAGGCGTATGTGCTCGGAAGCCATGTGGCGAGTCAGCGAGTCGAATGGATTGAGGCCCATGGGATCCCCTTGCCGATCGATAATCTATTTGAGCAGATTGACCGAGAGCGTCGCATCGAGCTCTATTGGCTCGAACCTCCGATTGTCGAACAAGGGAGTAAAAATGGTCGCTTCCAATCGGTGTTGGAGCCTGCGCCTCCCAAATTTGTCCGGCGGATCACGGCGGCGCTGCAGAAACTTCGCCGGAAGTATCTCTACTGA
- a CDS encoding class I SAM-dependent methyltransferase, producing MSDREGDDAGPVVRGRLIEYCPVGCSEALVDTSIVLPEGPLRRCQACGQLVSQITAVAYTGSMKEFDTPRGTLPPLRSQRRHDARAAKLFGVLRTLIRSEPGTDVRLLDIGCSSGALLRSAMTHGFGAEGVEPAAQAAEFAQSTGLKVFHGYLEAARFPASSFDAVTLMEVIEHLPDPGALLKEVGRILKPNGMLVVGTGNGVSWTVRLIGARWGYFQVAAHGGHISFFNPLSLAMLAGRCGFEIERSETRRVSLSESHETGRVMYRLLKIAAEMLAMPARLFGKGHDMLVFLRKCPV from the coding sequence ATGAGCGATCGCGAAGGGGATGATGCCGGTCCGGTTGTCCGCGGGCGGTTGATCGAATACTGTCCGGTCGGGTGCTCGGAGGCATTGGTAGATACATCGATTGTCTTGCCGGAAGGGCCGTTGCGGCGCTGCCAGGCCTGTGGCCAGCTTGTCAGTCAAATTACAGCGGTAGCCTATACCGGTTCGATGAAAGAGTTCGATACGCCGAGAGGGACCCTTCCGCCTCTGCGCTCGCAGCGCAGGCACGACGCGCGGGCCGCCAAGTTGTTCGGGGTGCTGCGAACTCTAATTCGTTCCGAGCCGGGAACGGATGTCAGGCTTCTCGATATCGGGTGTTCCAGCGGGGCGTTGCTTCGAAGCGCGATGACGCACGGGTTTGGCGCCGAAGGGGTCGAGCCTGCGGCGCAAGCGGCGGAGTTTGCCCAGAGCACAGGGTTGAAAGTCTTTCATGGGTATCTTGAAGCGGCACGCTTTCCGGCATCGAGCTTCGATGCGGTGACCTTGATGGAGGTGATCGAGCATCTTCCGGATCCAGGCGCATTGTTGAAAGAGGTTGGGCGGATACTCAAGCCGAATGGCATGCTCGTCGTGGGAACGGGCAATGGCGTGAGTTGGACGGTCCGGTTAATTGGCGCCCGCTGGGGATATTTTCAGGTGGCGGCGCACGGCGGCCATATCAGCTTTTTCAATCCGTTGTCGCTGGCCATGCTGGCGGGGCGGTGTGGATTCGAAATCGAGCGGAGCGAAACGAGGCGTGTGTCGCTATCGGAGTCTCATGAAACCGGCAGGGTCATGTATCGATTGCTCAAAATTGCAGCAGAAATGCTGGCGATGCCGGCACGCCTGTTCGGCAAAGGGCATGACATGCTGGTGTTCCTTCGAAAGTGTCCGGTGTAG
- a CDS encoding glycosyltransferase family 4 protein, with amino-acid sequence MATLCPRLKVAVLIKRFLRTGGAEKYAMEVVRRLAVSHEVHVFAHEWAFDGPEPITFHKIPRVCRKPAWLNQLFFSYACRRAVGHGFDVVHSFEKVSSFDVMTVQSPCFKSSGLAAEKPWKRILGWLTMSPRKLAWLWLEREQFSDNPARVVIAVSEQVKRNVQAQYPLPDERFRLAYTGVEVPPATGIATKHDRNERRAQWDIGVDDLVVLFVGTEFKRKGLDVLLQGLAKVPRARFKLLIAGGGGERIASYRKLVDRLQLGSEVRFLGLVDGIERIYSIADVYVLPTLADPCPLAPLEAMAAGVATVMSSSTYNGTAELIRQGEAVILSNPQDPEEIASALLTLMNGQVRQQVAEKGQRLMRQLTWEQTAAVTAAAYQDVIQLRRVNRPVAGTVKGAYGCSTTIQ; translated from the coding sequence TTGGCAACTCTCTGCCCACGGCTCAAAGTTGCCGTACTGATCAAACGGTTTCTGCGCACCGGGGGCGCGGAAAAGTATGCGATGGAAGTCGTGCGACGCTTGGCGGTCAGCCATGAGGTGCATGTGTTCGCGCATGAGTGGGCGTTCGACGGGCCCGAGCCCATTACGTTCCACAAGATTCCCAGAGTGTGTCGCAAACCGGCTTGGTTGAATCAGCTGTTTTTCTCCTATGCGTGTCGCCGGGCGGTGGGGCACGGGTTTGATGTGGTGCATTCGTTCGAAAAGGTGTCGTCTTTTGATGTGATGACGGTGCAATCGCCGTGTTTCAAGTCCTCCGGTCTTGCCGCAGAGAAACCGTGGAAACGGATACTGGGCTGGCTAACGATGAGCCCTCGCAAGCTCGCGTGGTTATGGTTGGAACGGGAGCAGTTTTCTGATAATCCAGCGCGTGTCGTGATCGCCGTGTCGGAGCAGGTCAAACGAAATGTCCAGGCTCAGTATCCTCTTCCGGATGAGCGGTTCAGGCTCGCCTACACCGGAGTGGAGGTCCCTCCGGCAACTGGGATTGCGACGAAGCACGATCGAAATGAGAGGCGAGCTCAGTGGGATATTGGAGTCGATGACCTCGTGGTCTTGTTTGTCGGAACGGAGTTCAAGCGGAAGGGATTGGATGTGCTGCTGCAAGGACTCGCCAAGGTGCCGCGTGCGCGGTTCAAGTTGCTTATTGCCGGTGGAGGGGGGGAGCGAATCGCGTCGTACAGGAAGCTTGTCGATAGATTGCAGTTGGGTTCCGAGGTTCGGTTTTTGGGGTTGGTCGACGGGATTGAACGGATCTATTCGATCGCGGATGTGTACGTGCTGCCGACCTTAGCGGACCCCTGTCCGCTTGCCCCGCTAGAAGCCATGGCGGCTGGAGTGGCCACCGTGATGAGTTCATCGACATATAATGGGACTGCCGAATTGATTCGACAGGGAGAGGCGGTGATTCTCTCGAACCCTCAGGACCCGGAGGAGATTGCCTCAGCGTTGCTCACCCTTATGAACGGTCAGGTTCGGCAGCAGGTGGCGGAGAAGGGACAGCGCTTGATGCGGCAGCTCACCTGGGAGCAGACCGCAGCGGTGACTGCGGCAGCTTACCAAGACGTCATTCAGTTGAGGCGTGTGAATAGGCCAGTTGCGGGAACGGTCAAAGGAGCTTACGGTTGCTCGACAACGATTCAATAG